The Siniperca chuatsi isolate FFG_IHB_CAS linkage group LG9, ASM2008510v1, whole genome shotgun sequence genome includes a region encoding these proteins:
- the LOC122881239 gene encoding grainyhead-like protein 2 homolog isoform X1, producing MDLDSKRLVVVVPNEVLVPSRRVFSSEDEAWRNYLENPLTAATKAMMSINGDEDSAAALGLLYDYYKVPRERKLASSGVKPTDPSAIGPDNGGSLEIQDHHLQALRSMPVNLSLNNSTTAEHQGSKYGATCLSGDTRGGDGSGGGGAALALVKTEGQTSMGESCSGGSYRQEPREQIRIVYEQSHYDLPLDGYLKDEQRSTPDSTYDDAVEGETYHRSPSSGVAEFHFSLPVDRFQYCLEASMSLRPRQVEGPMAYLNRGQFYALTLSKTDFRSSLPQPRGKVRVSGPTPSHGPDGSPSSSEQCTMGGSELQRDSIVQSVIMVVFGEDKCRDEQLKNWKYWHSRQHTAKQRVLDIADYKESFSTIGNLEEIAYNAVSFTWDVSDEAKVFISVNCLSTDFSSQKGVKGMPLIIQIDTYSYNSCSSRPIHRAFAQIKVFCDKGAERKLRDEEKKQLRKRMKGKNGSSRPTSPIKRADNTLFKTMIDLDSQPVLFIPDVHFGNLQRAGQVFAFNTEEVNRDGSVLVKRVSCVAEEDVCPPQPKKSKLEPERKVLLYVRKECDEVFDALMLHTPTLKALMEAISEKYAVPVDKMAKVYQKSKKGVLVNMDDNIIQHYSNEDTFILAIESSADSLHVTLSEI from the exons ATGGACCTGGACAG TAAAcgactggtggtggtggtaccAAATGAAGTGCTGGTGCCCTCTCGCAGAGTGTTCAGCAGCGAGGATGAGGCGTGGAGGAACTACCTGGAGAACCCACTGACTGCTGCCACTAAGGCCATGATGAGCATCAATGGAGATGAGGACAGTGCAGCAGCCCTGGGACTGCTGTACGACTACTACAAG GTGCCCAGAGAGAGGAAACTTGCCTCTAGCGGTGTTAAACCTACGGACCCCTCTGCTATTGGGCCAGATAACGGCGGGAGCTTGGAGATACAAGATCACCACCTTCAGGCTCTTCGATCCATGCCTGTCAACCTCTCCCTAAACAACAGCACCACTGCAGAACACCAGGGCTCCAAGTATGGAGCTACCTGCCTCTCAGGAGACACCAGAGGAGGAGATGGTAGCGGTGGAGGTGGGGCGGCTCTGGCTCTGGTCAAGACAGAGGGCCAGACGTCCATGGGAGAGTCCTGTTCTGGAGGTTCCTACCGCCAAGAACCCAGAGAGCAGATAAGGATAGTTTACGAGCAGAGCCACTATGATTTGCCCCTCGATGGGTACTTGAAAGATGAACAGAGAAGCACTCCAGACAGCACGTATGACGACGCTGTGGAAGGAGAG ACGTACCACAGAAGTCCCTCCTCAGGAGTTGCTGAATTCCACTTCAGTCTACCAGT TGACCGTTTCCAGTACTGTCTGGAGGCCAGCATGTCGCTGCGGCCACGGCAGGTAGAAGGACCCATGGCTTACCTGAACCGGGGCCAGTTCTACGCTTTGACACTGTCGAAGACCGACTTCAGATCGTCCCTACCTCAGCCCAGAGGGAAAGTGCGGGTGAGTGGGCCGACGCCGTCACACGGGCCTGATGGGAGCCCATCCAGTAGTGAGCAATGCACCATGGGAGGCTCTGAGCTGCAGCGGGACAGTATTGTACAg AGTGTTATCATGGTTGTCTTTGGGGAAGACAAGTGCAGAGATGAGCAGCTGAAGAATTGGAAATACTGGCACTCCCGCCAGCACACTGCCAAACAGAGAGTCCTGGACATTG CCGACTACAAGGAGAGCTTCAGCACAATCGGGAACCTGGAGGAAATTGCCTACAACGCTGTCTCTTTCACGTGGGATGTCAGCGATGAAGCCAAg GTCTTTATCTCTGTGAACTGTCTGAGCACAGACTTCTCCTCACAGAAGGGCGTGAAGGGGATGCCTCTGATAATCCAGATCGACACCTACAGCtacaacagctgcagcagcaggccgATTCACAGGGCCTTCGCTCAGATCAAGGTCTTCTGCGACAAG GGCGCTGAGAGGAAGCTTCGTGATGAGGAGAAGAAGCAGCTCAGGAAGAGGATGAAAG GGAAAAATGGCAGCTCGAGGCCGACCTCTCCCATTAAGAGGGCTGATAACACGCTGTTCAAAACCATGATAGACCTGGACTCCCAGCCTGTCCTCTTCATTCCTGACGTTCACTTTGGAAACCTGCAGAGAGCGGGGCAG GTGTTTGCTTTCAACACCGAGGAGGTCAACAGAGATGG gagtgTTCTGGTGAAAAGGGTGTCATGTGTCGCCGAGGAAGATGTCTGTCCACCTCAGCCTAAGAAGTCTAAATTGGAACCGGAAAGGAAAG TTCTGCTGTATGTAAGGAAGGAGTGTGATGAAGTGTTTGATGCCTTAATGCTGCACACCCCAACCCTCAAAGCATTGATGGAGGCA ATCTCAGAGAAATATGCAGTGCCTGTTGACAAGATGGCCAAAGTTTaccaaaaaagcaaaaaagg gGTCCTGGTGAACATGGATGACAACATCATCCAGCACTACTCCAACGAGGACACCTTCATCCTGGCTATCGAGAGCTCAGCAGACTCCTTGCATGTCACTCTGTCAGAGATCTGA
- the LOC122881239 gene encoding grainyhead-like protein 2 homolog isoform X2, translating to MDLDSKRLVVVVPNEVLVPSRRVFSSEDEAWRNYLENPLTAATKAMMSINGDEDSAAALGLLYDYYKVPRERKLASSGVKPTDPSAIGPDNGGSLEIQDHHLQALRSMPVNLSLNNSTTAEHQGSKYGATCLSGDTRGGDGSGGGGAALALVKTEGQTSMGESCSGGSYRQEPREQIRIVYEQSHYDLPLDGYLKDEQRSTPDSTYDDAVEGETYHRSPSSGVAEFHFSLPVDRFQYCLEASMSLRPRQVEGPMAYLNRGQFYALTLSKTDFRSSLPQPRGKVRSVIMVVFGEDKCRDEQLKNWKYWHSRQHTAKQRVLDIADYKESFSTIGNLEEIAYNAVSFTWDVSDEAKVFISVNCLSTDFSSQKGVKGMPLIIQIDTYSYNSCSSRPIHRAFAQIKVFCDKGAERKLRDEEKKQLRKRMKGKNGSSRPTSPIKRADNTLFKTMIDLDSQPVLFIPDVHFGNLQRAGQVFAFNTEEVNRDGSVLVKRVSCVAEEDVCPPQPKKSKLEPERKVLLYVRKECDEVFDALMLHTPTLKALMEAISEKYAVPVDKMAKVYQKSKKGVLVNMDDNIIQHYSNEDTFILAIESSADSLHVTLSEI from the exons ATGGACCTGGACAG TAAAcgactggtggtggtggtaccAAATGAAGTGCTGGTGCCCTCTCGCAGAGTGTTCAGCAGCGAGGATGAGGCGTGGAGGAACTACCTGGAGAACCCACTGACTGCTGCCACTAAGGCCATGATGAGCATCAATGGAGATGAGGACAGTGCAGCAGCCCTGGGACTGCTGTACGACTACTACAAG GTGCCCAGAGAGAGGAAACTTGCCTCTAGCGGTGTTAAACCTACGGACCCCTCTGCTATTGGGCCAGATAACGGCGGGAGCTTGGAGATACAAGATCACCACCTTCAGGCTCTTCGATCCATGCCTGTCAACCTCTCCCTAAACAACAGCACCACTGCAGAACACCAGGGCTCCAAGTATGGAGCTACCTGCCTCTCAGGAGACACCAGAGGAGGAGATGGTAGCGGTGGAGGTGGGGCGGCTCTGGCTCTGGTCAAGACAGAGGGCCAGACGTCCATGGGAGAGTCCTGTTCTGGAGGTTCCTACCGCCAAGAACCCAGAGAGCAGATAAGGATAGTTTACGAGCAGAGCCACTATGATTTGCCCCTCGATGGGTACTTGAAAGATGAACAGAGAAGCACTCCAGACAGCACGTATGACGACGCTGTGGAAGGAGAG ACGTACCACAGAAGTCCCTCCTCAGGAGTTGCTGAATTCCACTTCAGTCTACCAGT TGACCGTTTCCAGTACTGTCTGGAGGCCAGCATGTCGCTGCGGCCACGGCAGGTAGAAGGACCCATGGCTTACCTGAACCGGGGCCAGTTCTACGCTTTGACACTGTCGAAGACCGACTTCAGATCGTCCCTACCTCAGCCCAGAGGGAAAGTGCGG AGTGTTATCATGGTTGTCTTTGGGGAAGACAAGTGCAGAGATGAGCAGCTGAAGAATTGGAAATACTGGCACTCCCGCCAGCACACTGCCAAACAGAGAGTCCTGGACATTG CCGACTACAAGGAGAGCTTCAGCACAATCGGGAACCTGGAGGAAATTGCCTACAACGCTGTCTCTTTCACGTGGGATGTCAGCGATGAAGCCAAg GTCTTTATCTCTGTGAACTGTCTGAGCACAGACTTCTCCTCACAGAAGGGCGTGAAGGGGATGCCTCTGATAATCCAGATCGACACCTACAGCtacaacagctgcagcagcaggccgATTCACAGGGCCTTCGCTCAGATCAAGGTCTTCTGCGACAAG GGCGCTGAGAGGAAGCTTCGTGATGAGGAGAAGAAGCAGCTCAGGAAGAGGATGAAAG GGAAAAATGGCAGCTCGAGGCCGACCTCTCCCATTAAGAGGGCTGATAACACGCTGTTCAAAACCATGATAGACCTGGACTCCCAGCCTGTCCTCTTCATTCCTGACGTTCACTTTGGAAACCTGCAGAGAGCGGGGCAG GTGTTTGCTTTCAACACCGAGGAGGTCAACAGAGATGG gagtgTTCTGGTGAAAAGGGTGTCATGTGTCGCCGAGGAAGATGTCTGTCCACCTCAGCCTAAGAAGTCTAAATTGGAACCGGAAAGGAAAG TTCTGCTGTATGTAAGGAAGGAGTGTGATGAAGTGTTTGATGCCTTAATGCTGCACACCCCAACCCTCAAAGCATTGATGGAGGCA ATCTCAGAGAAATATGCAGTGCCTGTTGACAAGATGGCCAAAGTTTaccaaaaaagcaaaaaagg gGTCCTGGTGAACATGGATGACAACATCATCCAGCACTACTCCAACGAGGACACCTTCATCCTGGCTATCGAGAGCTCAGCAGACTCCTTGCATGTCACTCTGTCAGAGATCTGA
- the LOC122881241 gene encoding zinc finger protein 706, translating to MARGHQKFQSQQKNAKKQADIKKSKGHDQKAAAKAALVYTCTVCRTQMPDPKTFKQHFESKHPKSPMPPELAGVEA from the exons ATGGCCCGTGGGCACCAGAAGTTCCAGTCCCAGCAGAAGAATGCCAAAAAGCAGGCAGACATCAAGAAGAGCAAAGGCCATGACCAGAAGGCAGCAGCTAAGGCTGCCTTAGTATACACGTGCACAGTGTGTCGG ACACAAATGCCCGACCCGAAGACCTTTAAGCAGCACTTTGAAAGCAAACATCCAAAGTCCCCAATGCCCCCGGAGTTGGCCGGTGTGGAGGCGTAA